A window of the Bacteriovorax sp. PP10 genome harbors these coding sequences:
- a CDS encoding ABC transporter ATP-binding protein translates to MSKDLILKLNDFTISYEPTYHRSRTVRDFFVEVVKNPFHYFFTHADRMVVLRKVNLDIKKGDVIGILGTNGVGKTSLCRYLSGIIKHHNVEIYGETRALFDGNVAIYPDLTGRENAIVLVELLYSELSVNDKKELIEEAIHFSELHEHIDTPVKNYSRGMKARLFLSLLTFRGTDLLVIDEAFGGTDQFFSEKLEKRIQQLISKCGAVAIVSHSTEEIKKYCNRIIVLHDKQIAFDGSTSDGIKFYNSLRIPL, encoded by the coding sequence ATGTCTAAAGATCTCATTTTAAAATTGAACGATTTTACGATTTCATATGAGCCTACTTATCATCGCTCCAGAACGGTGCGTGACTTTTTTGTTGAAGTCGTAAAAAATCCTTTTCATTATTTTTTTACCCATGCAGATCGTATGGTTGTTTTGAGAAAAGTTAACCTTGATATTAAAAAAGGCGATGTCATCGGTATTCTGGGAACGAATGGAGTGGGGAAAACTTCTTTGTGTCGTTATTTATCAGGGATTATTAAGCATCATAACGTTGAAATTTATGGCGAGACCAGGGCCTTATTTGATGGGAATGTGGCCATTTATCCTGACCTGACTGGAAGAGAAAATGCCATTGTTCTGGTTGAGTTGCTTTATAGCGAGTTATCAGTAAATGATAAAAAAGAGCTTATCGAAGAGGCCATTCATTTCAGTGAACTTCATGAACATATTGATACGCCAGTGAAAAACTATAGCCGCGGGATGAAGGCGAGGCTTTTTTTATCGCTTTTAACTTTCAGAGGAACGGATCTTTTGGTCATTGATGAAGCATTTGGTGGTACAGACCAATTCTTCAGCGAGAAGCTTGAAAAGAGAATTCAGCAGCTTATTTCAAAGTGTGGGGCAGTGGCGATTGTTAGTCACAGTACCGAAGAAATCAAAAAATATTGTAATCGAATCATAGTCTTACACGATAAACAGATTGCTTTTGATGGGTCTACATCAGACGGAATTAAGTTTTATAACTCCCTAAGAATCCCCCTTTAA